The Aethina tumida isolate Nest 87 chromosome 6, icAetTumi1.1, whole genome shotgun sequence genome has a segment encoding these proteins:
- the LOC109606168 gene encoding biotin--protein ligase isoform X2 — protein sequence MFFLSILYMYSTLMQWWRLGALKNKLRGTLNAQNALLVCKDTVIHDPKRPRCFESLLFKNGDRIACTIVPKRKVNLSHWATFPNDADGFPIRFERYAHTNEPPCLYVLVHALLDRYHRHRGAVLRLETFGDLVAWRTVDNFEAILKTDVHKLTTFVNCFAENDNVDINHELHLLKIETVDVEGHAVKMKPTKKFTLDMQNKYSHSPVHWRKFSSDVRDLYAKSSPKITIQSGSVKSDEGGKKTKEAKKEDRNTLDVSARRHKSKDKHKEKKELNHKEAKVRHKEEVKENGIKKEDVPKVIVVTPSQEKTEESKSHDKTKKEAKAKTVFEDKTEEKPDRNKRATSEDKTKERRSRKKLKEAFQSESLSKKVDEPGPSNESQPEAEAETEMNGHAVIKPPNILVYADSPIAKQNVKDVLQDMLNKEKYTLYDLPTNPSSQGWNSSTVLVVVCGTVPANLVNNLLQYLVTGGQLLCLCSDLLYSVLHTFTTAEVREHELVRFSYDQWKQVKMMHHIFCYQASPAKKQFSKDSDHSNPGSGNGSSPIAPRTPTSVEIQHNGKDYLIQVQVLGAEETWQTPSLLKATVKGTKGRAIFSQVHLEINPNQYEEDENKFAALKESDQARLEIFKDILTKHLDIDCGSYTALPYTPAYFLGRHDLKLNMLSQCPGIENNLLTTEKLTVHFCGKDVAPDNPTSKNLPVLVHSCPQNFSTVNYFESLNTETIGRLVIYSDVMTSSQDLLEKPLAHGLAIIPRQQTHGVGRSNNTWISPIGSAMFSLQLHMSLDSPLGKSLPLVQHMVMVAVVEAIKSFNGCEYLNVGIKWPNDLYASGNIKIGGLVVKSILQGKSAVVNVGVGVNLNNSNPTTCLNDLIRLENMNFNSNIPYISYERYFATVFNHVEKIFNIVQGGDMDYFYDLYYQCWLHKDAKVTIQTSEGERKKVNIKGIDEYGFLSVETDDGVVSSVQPDGNTFDMMKGLIAPKIF from the exons ATGTTCTTCCTTTCGATCCTCTACATGTACTCGACATTAATGCAATGGTGGCGCCTGGGGGCGTTAAAGAACAAACTCCGTGGCACCCTCAACGCCCAAAACGCCCTGCTCGTCTGCAAGGACACCGTCATCCACGACCCGAAGCGTCCGCGTTGCTTCGAAAGTCTGCTGTTCAAGAACGGCGACCGCATCGCCTGCACCATCGTGCCGAAG CGCAAAGTCAATCTGTCGCATTGGGCGACGTTCCCGAACGACGCGGACGGATTTCCGATACGTTTCGAACGTTACGCGCACACCAACGAGCCGCCGTGCCTGTACGTGCTGGTCCACGCGCTGCTGGACCGCTACCACAGGCACCGGGGCGCCGTGCTGCGGCTGGAGACGTTCGGCGACCTGGTGGCCTGGAGGACCGTCGACAATTTCGAGGCCATCCTCAAGACCGACGTGCACAAGCTGACCACGTTCGTCAATTGCTTCGCCGAGAACGACAACGTCGACATCAATCATGAGCTGCATCTCCTcaaaattgaaa CCGTGGACGTGGAAGGCCACGCCGTCAAGATGAAACCGACGAAAAAGTTCACCTTGGACATGCAGAACAAGTACTCCCACTCGCCGGTGCACTGGAGGAAGTTCTCCAGCGACGTGCGGGATTTATACGCGAAATCGAG CCCGAAGATCACGATACAAAGCGGCTCCGTTAAGTCGGACGAGGGCGGCAAGAAGACCAAGGAGGCGAAAAAGGAGGACAGGAACACGCTGGACGTGAGCGCCAGACGGCACAAGTCCAAGGACAAACACAAGGAGAAAAAGGAGCTGAACCACAAGGAGGCGAAGGTTAGACACAAGGAGGAGGTAAAAGAGAACGGCATTAAAAAGGAGGACGTGCCGAAAGTGATTGTGGTGACTCCATCACAAGAAAAGACTGAAGAAAGCAAATCCCACGATAAAACCAAAAAAGAAGCCAAAGCTAAAACGGTATTTGAGGACAAGACTGAAGAAAAACCCGACAGGAATAAGAGGGCAACGTCGGAGGACAAGACCAAAGAGAGGCGCAGCAGGAAGAAGCTCAAGGAGGCGTTCCAGAGTGAGTCGCTGTCCAAGAAGGTCGACGAGCCCGGTCCTTCGAACGAAAGCCAGCCGGAGGCGGAAGCGGAAACGGAAATGAACGGGCACGCAGTCATTAAGCCGCCGAACATACTCGTCTATGCGGACAGTCCCATAGCGAAGCAAAACGTCAAAGACGTCCTCCAGGACATGCTTAACAAGGAGAAGTACACGTTGTACGACTTGCCCACAAATCCATCGTCGCAAGGCTGGAACTCATCGACGGTTCTGGTGGTTGTTTGCGGTACCGTACCGGCGAACCTGGTCAACAACTTGTTGCAGTACTTGGTAACTGGTGGTCAGTTGTTGTGCCTCTGCAGCGACCTGTTGTACAGCGTGCTGCACACCTTCACGACCGCTGAAGTACGCGAGCACGAACTGGTACGGTTCTCGTACGACCAGTGGAAGCAGGTCAAAATGATGCACCACATTTTCTGCTACCAGGCGTCTCCGGCCAAAAAGCAGTTCTCCAAAGACTCAGACCACTCGAATCCCGG AAGCGGCAACGGTTCAAGCCCGATAGCTCCAAGAACTCCCACGTCCGTGGAGATCCAGCACAACGGCAAAGACTATCTGATACAGGTGCAGGTCTTGGGGGCGGAAGAAACGTGGCAAACTCCTAGCTTGTTGAAGGCGACGGTCAAAGGTACGAAGGGCAGGGCCATATTTTCGCAGGTGCACCTGGAAATAAACCCCAACCAGTACGAGGAGGACGAGAACAAGTTCGCCGCCTTGAAAGAGAGCGACCAGGCACGGCTGGAGATATTCAAAGACATTTTAACCAAACACCTGGACATTGACTGTGGTTCCTACACGGCTCTTCCTTACACACCTGCTTACTTCCTAGGCAGACACGAT CTCAAGCTCAACATGTTGTCCCAGTGCCCGGGGATTGAAAACAACCTGTTGACCACGGAAAAACTGACGGTGCACTTCTGTGGCAAAGACGTGGCCCCAGACAATCCGACCAGTAAAAACTTGCCGGTCTTGGTGCACTCGTGTCCGCAGAACTTCTCCACCGTCAATTACTTTGAATCCCTTAACACGGAAACGATAGGAAGACTGGTTATTTACTCTGACGTCATGACGAGTTCACAAGACTTGCTTGAGAAACCTTTGGCCCACGGTTTGGCTATCATTCCCAGGCAACAGACCCACGGCGTTG GTCGTTCAAACAACACTTGGATTAGCCCAATCGGCTCAGCAATGTTCTCACTGCAGCTCCACATGTCCCTGGACAGCCCCTTGGGCAAATCTTTGCCTCTGGTACAACACATGGTGATGGTGGCAGTTGTGGAAGCAATCAAATCATTCAATGGCTGTGAA TACCTGAATGTCGGAATCAAGTGGCCCAACGACTTGTACGCAAGCGGCAACATTAAAATCGGCGGTCTGGTCGTCAAGTCCATACTGCAGGGTAAAAGTGCCGTTGTGAACGTGGGTGTGGGCGTTAACTTGAACAATTCGAATCCGACCACGTGCCTAAACGACCTGATCAGATTGGAGAACATGAATTTCAACAGCAACATTCCATACATATCATACGAACGTTATTTTGCGACGGTCTTCAATCATGTTGAGAAGATTTTCAACATTGTACAGGGCGGCGATATGGATtacttttatgatttatacTACCAGTGCTGGTTACATAA GGATGCCAAAGTGACGATTCAAACCAGCGAGGGTGAACGTAAGAAGGTTAACATTAAAGGGATTGATGAGTATGGTTTTTTGAGTGTGGAAACCGACGATGGAGTTGTGAGCAGCGTTCAGCCGGACGGCAACACCTTCGACATGATGAAAGGGTTAATAGCTCCGAAGATattttga
- the LOC109606168 gene encoding biotin--protein ligase isoform X1, whose translation MFFLSILYMYSTLMQWWRLGALKNKLRGTLNAQNALLVCKDTVIHDPKRPRCFESLLFKNGDRIACTIVPKRKVNLSHWATFPNDADGFPIRFERYAHTNEPPCLYVLVHALLDRYHRHRGAVLRLETFGDLVAWRTVDNFEAILKTDVHKLTTFVNCFAENDNVDINHELHLLKIETVDVEGHAVKMKPTKKFTLDMQNKYSHSPVHWRKFSSDVRDLYAKSRQETNPKITIQSGSVKSDEGGKKTKEAKKEDRNTLDVSARRHKSKDKHKEKKELNHKEAKVRHKEEVKENGIKKEDVPKVIVVTPSQEKTEESKSHDKTKKEAKAKTVFEDKTEEKPDRNKRATSEDKTKERRSRKKLKEAFQSESLSKKVDEPGPSNESQPEAEAETEMNGHAVIKPPNILVYADSPIAKQNVKDVLQDMLNKEKYTLYDLPTNPSSQGWNSSTVLVVVCGTVPANLVNNLLQYLVTGGQLLCLCSDLLYSVLHTFTTAEVREHELVRFSYDQWKQVKMMHHIFCYQASPAKKQFSKDSDHSNPGSGNGSSPIAPRTPTSVEIQHNGKDYLIQVQVLGAEETWQTPSLLKATVKGTKGRAIFSQVHLEINPNQYEEDENKFAALKESDQARLEIFKDILTKHLDIDCGSYTALPYTPAYFLGRHDLKLNMLSQCPGIENNLLTTEKLTVHFCGKDVAPDNPTSKNLPVLVHSCPQNFSTVNYFESLNTETIGRLVIYSDVMTSSQDLLEKPLAHGLAIIPRQQTHGVGRSNNTWISPIGSAMFSLQLHMSLDSPLGKSLPLVQHMVMVAVVEAIKSFNGCEYLNVGIKWPNDLYASGNIKIGGLVVKSILQGKSAVVNVGVGVNLNNSNPTTCLNDLIRLENMNFNSNIPYISYERYFATVFNHVEKIFNIVQGGDMDYFYDLYYQCWLHKDAKVTIQTSEGERKKVNIKGIDEYGFLSVETDDGVVSSVQPDGNTFDMMKGLIAPKIF comes from the exons ATGTTCTTCCTTTCGATCCTCTACATGTACTCGACATTAATGCAATGGTGGCGCCTGGGGGCGTTAAAGAACAAACTCCGTGGCACCCTCAACGCCCAAAACGCCCTGCTCGTCTGCAAGGACACCGTCATCCACGACCCGAAGCGTCCGCGTTGCTTCGAAAGTCTGCTGTTCAAGAACGGCGACCGCATCGCCTGCACCATCGTGCCGAAG CGCAAAGTCAATCTGTCGCATTGGGCGACGTTCCCGAACGACGCGGACGGATTTCCGATACGTTTCGAACGTTACGCGCACACCAACGAGCCGCCGTGCCTGTACGTGCTGGTCCACGCGCTGCTGGACCGCTACCACAGGCACCGGGGCGCCGTGCTGCGGCTGGAGACGTTCGGCGACCTGGTGGCCTGGAGGACCGTCGACAATTTCGAGGCCATCCTCAAGACCGACGTGCACAAGCTGACCACGTTCGTCAATTGCTTCGCCGAGAACGACAACGTCGACATCAATCATGAGCTGCATCTCCTcaaaattgaaa CCGTGGACGTGGAAGGCCACGCCGTCAAGATGAAACCGACGAAAAAGTTCACCTTGGACATGCAGAACAAGTACTCCCACTCGCCGGTGCACTGGAGGAAGTTCTCCAGCGACGTGCGGGATTTATACGCGAAATCGAGGCAAGAAACAAA CCCGAAGATCACGATACAAAGCGGCTCCGTTAAGTCGGACGAGGGCGGCAAGAAGACCAAGGAGGCGAAAAAGGAGGACAGGAACACGCTGGACGTGAGCGCCAGACGGCACAAGTCCAAGGACAAACACAAGGAGAAAAAGGAGCTGAACCACAAGGAGGCGAAGGTTAGACACAAGGAGGAGGTAAAAGAGAACGGCATTAAAAAGGAGGACGTGCCGAAAGTGATTGTGGTGACTCCATCACAAGAAAAGACTGAAGAAAGCAAATCCCACGATAAAACCAAAAAAGAAGCCAAAGCTAAAACGGTATTTGAGGACAAGACTGAAGAAAAACCCGACAGGAATAAGAGGGCAACGTCGGAGGACAAGACCAAAGAGAGGCGCAGCAGGAAGAAGCTCAAGGAGGCGTTCCAGAGTGAGTCGCTGTCCAAGAAGGTCGACGAGCCCGGTCCTTCGAACGAAAGCCAGCCGGAGGCGGAAGCGGAAACGGAAATGAACGGGCACGCAGTCATTAAGCCGCCGAACATACTCGTCTATGCGGACAGTCCCATAGCGAAGCAAAACGTCAAAGACGTCCTCCAGGACATGCTTAACAAGGAGAAGTACACGTTGTACGACTTGCCCACAAATCCATCGTCGCAAGGCTGGAACTCATCGACGGTTCTGGTGGTTGTTTGCGGTACCGTACCGGCGAACCTGGTCAACAACTTGTTGCAGTACTTGGTAACTGGTGGTCAGTTGTTGTGCCTCTGCAGCGACCTGTTGTACAGCGTGCTGCACACCTTCACGACCGCTGAAGTACGCGAGCACGAACTGGTACGGTTCTCGTACGACCAGTGGAAGCAGGTCAAAATGATGCACCACATTTTCTGCTACCAGGCGTCTCCGGCCAAAAAGCAGTTCTCCAAAGACTCAGACCACTCGAATCCCGG AAGCGGCAACGGTTCAAGCCCGATAGCTCCAAGAACTCCCACGTCCGTGGAGATCCAGCACAACGGCAAAGACTATCTGATACAGGTGCAGGTCTTGGGGGCGGAAGAAACGTGGCAAACTCCTAGCTTGTTGAAGGCGACGGTCAAAGGTACGAAGGGCAGGGCCATATTTTCGCAGGTGCACCTGGAAATAAACCCCAACCAGTACGAGGAGGACGAGAACAAGTTCGCCGCCTTGAAAGAGAGCGACCAGGCACGGCTGGAGATATTCAAAGACATTTTAACCAAACACCTGGACATTGACTGTGGTTCCTACACGGCTCTTCCTTACACACCTGCTTACTTCCTAGGCAGACACGAT CTCAAGCTCAACATGTTGTCCCAGTGCCCGGGGATTGAAAACAACCTGTTGACCACGGAAAAACTGACGGTGCACTTCTGTGGCAAAGACGTGGCCCCAGACAATCCGACCAGTAAAAACTTGCCGGTCTTGGTGCACTCGTGTCCGCAGAACTTCTCCACCGTCAATTACTTTGAATCCCTTAACACGGAAACGATAGGAAGACTGGTTATTTACTCTGACGTCATGACGAGTTCACAAGACTTGCTTGAGAAACCTTTGGCCCACGGTTTGGCTATCATTCCCAGGCAACAGACCCACGGCGTTG GTCGTTCAAACAACACTTGGATTAGCCCAATCGGCTCAGCAATGTTCTCACTGCAGCTCCACATGTCCCTGGACAGCCCCTTGGGCAAATCTTTGCCTCTGGTACAACACATGGTGATGGTGGCAGTTGTGGAAGCAATCAAATCATTCAATGGCTGTGAA TACCTGAATGTCGGAATCAAGTGGCCCAACGACTTGTACGCAAGCGGCAACATTAAAATCGGCGGTCTGGTCGTCAAGTCCATACTGCAGGGTAAAAGTGCCGTTGTGAACGTGGGTGTGGGCGTTAACTTGAACAATTCGAATCCGACCACGTGCCTAAACGACCTGATCAGATTGGAGAACATGAATTTCAACAGCAACATTCCATACATATCATACGAACGTTATTTTGCGACGGTCTTCAATCATGTTGAGAAGATTTTCAACATTGTACAGGGCGGCGATATGGATtacttttatgatttatacTACCAGTGCTGGTTACATAA GGATGCCAAAGTGACGATTCAAACCAGCGAGGGTGAACGTAAGAAGGTTAACATTAAAGGGATTGATGAGTATGGTTTTTTGAGTGTGGAAACCGACGATGGAGTTGTGAGCAGCGTTCAGCCGGACGGCAACACCTTCGACATGATGAAAGGGTTAATAGCTCCGAAGATattttga
- the LOC109606025 gene encoding microtubule-associated proteins 1A/1B light chain 3C-like isoform X1, protein MYSGSGSSNVSCRCENNNQCTLQMKRTDAMEIKRHKKDINCNHHTMRKNKTLEVRKEEVLAIRNRFPTKIPVIVQRFYKETHLPYLDKSKFLVPQEITMSQFQTIIRNKMHMGQNQAMYLLVNNRTMTSLSLTMSEVYTEHAGIDGFLYITYASQEVFGCLDQCGSI, encoded by the exons ATGTATTCGGGGTCCGGTTCGTCGAACGTGTCCTGCCGCTGCGAGAACAACAACCAGTGCACGTTGCAGATGAAGAGGACGGACGCGATGGAGATAAAGAGGCACAAGAAGGACATCAATTGCAACCATCACACGATGCGAAAGAACAAAACGCTAG AAGTCAGGAAGGAAGAGGTGCTAGCCATTAGGAACAGATTCCCAACCAAAATACCT GTTATAGTTCAAAGATTTTACAAGGAAACCCATCTGCCATACTTAGATAAGTCCAAGTTTCTGGTGCCCCAAGAAATCACCATGTCCCAGTTCCAAACAATCATCAG AAATAAAATGCACATGGGCCAAAACCAAGCGATGTACCTGTTGGTGAACAACAGGACTATGACGAGCCTCTCACTCACCATGTCTGAGGTCTACACCGAGCATGCAGGTATCGATGGCTTCCTTTACATAACATACGCCTCACAAGAAGTATTCGGATGTCTGGACCAGTGTGGAAGTATTTAG
- the LOC109606025 gene encoding microtubule-associated proteins 1A/1B light chain 3C-like isoform X2, which translates to MFVMERNLSDRRQVRKEEVLAIRNRFPTKIPVIVQRFYKETHLPYLDKSKFLVPQEITMSQFQTIIRNKMHMGQNQAMYLLVNNRTMTSLSLTMSEVYTEHAGIDGFLYITYASQEVFGCLDQCGSI; encoded by the exons ATGTTCGTGATGGAGAGGAACCTCAGCGACCGAAGGC AAGTCAGGAAGGAAGAGGTGCTAGCCATTAGGAACAGATTCCCAACCAAAATACCT GTTATAGTTCAAAGATTTTACAAGGAAACCCATCTGCCATACTTAGATAAGTCCAAGTTTCTGGTGCCCCAAGAAATCACCATGTCCCAGTTCCAAACAATCATCAG AAATAAAATGCACATGGGCCAAAACCAAGCGATGTACCTGTTGGTGAACAACAGGACTATGACGAGCCTCTCACTCACCATGTCTGAGGTCTACACCGAGCATGCAGGTATCGATGGCTTCCTTTACATAACATACGCCTCACAAGAAGTATTCGGATGTCTGGACCAGTGTGGAAGTATTTAG
- the LOC109606026 gene encoding pre-mRNA-processing factor 40 homolog A, producing MDPSMQSAFVPPPGMGTPPLMPPCHPMGGFPPVMTPFSVPPPGFGAFPPTSGNADAWTEHKAPDGRTYYYNAATKQSSWTKPDQLKTPAELMLSQSPWKEYTADNGKIYYHNINTKESRWIIPPELEDIKKKIAAEEARPASLPITPKDVTSPAPAIPSDSNTNSPATASPGGKSALEAAMAATLAAIALPTPPPKPDDDSNASTHGDAKETKNAAPEPKQFANKKEAMEAFKELLKEKNVPSNATWEQCVKMISNDPRYESFKKLNEKKQIFNSYKTQKQKDEKEEHRLRAKKAKEDLEEFLMKSDKITSNTKYYKCDEIFAHLEIWANVADSDRRDIYEDVIFALAKREKEEGKMLKKRNMKKLAEVLDSMPKINYDTTWSEAQVLLLENTAFKNDVNLLAMDKEDALIVFEEHIRDLEKEQIEEKEREKRRLKRQSRKNRDQFLALLDHLHEEGKLTSMSLWVELYPIISADVRFSAMLGQSGSTPLDLFKFYVEDLKSRFHDEKKIIKDILREKGFEVKVSTTFDQFATVICEDKRSAELDAGNVKLTFNSFLEKAEAKEKERLKEESKRMKKLEASFKTLLREMNVDYEMSYEEIRPKIENEEEFLAFSSDTDRMRAYKDFQHEMEESCSHHHSRSKKSKKKKSKKYKSESSDSEMDRLKKARRKSRSNSIQTEEEEEEYRKRKSKKKYKKKSPSSTPMREESTGRGDMSESELEKQRALLLAKLEHDSE from the exons ATG GATCCGAGCATGCAGTCCGCCTTCGTGCCCCCGCCGGGCATGGGGACGCCGCCGCTGATGCCGCCCTGCCACCCGATGGGCGGATTCCCGCCCGTCATGACGCCGTTCAGCGTGCCGCCGCCGGGCTTTGGCGCCTTCCCCCCGACGTCCGGGAACGCGGATGCCTGGACTGAGCACAAGGCGCCGGACGGCCGCACCTACTACTACAACGCGGCCACCAAGCAGAGCTCCTGGACCAAGCCCGATCAGCTGAAAACCCCTGCTGAA TTGATGCTGTCGCAGTCGCCGTGGAAGGAGTACACGGCGGACAACGGTAAGATTTACTACCACAACATTAACACCAAGGAATCCCGGTGGATAATCCCCCCCGAGTTGGAAGACATCAAAAAGAAGATCGCGGCCGAAGAGGCGAGGCCTGCATCCCTCCCCATCACACCCAAGGACGTCACCAGTCCTGCGCCGGCCATACCCAGTGACTCGAACACCAACTCGCCAGCCA CTGCTAGTCCTGGAGGGAAAAGCGCCCTGGAGGCGGCTATGGCGGCCACCTTGGCAGCCATAGCCCTCCCGACGCCGCCACCGAAGCCGGACGACGACTCCAACGCCTCGACGCACGGCGATGCCAAGGAGACGAAAAATGCGGCCCCCGAACCCAAACAATTCGCCAACAAAAAGGAGGCGATGGAGGCGTTCAAGGAGCTGCTGAAGGAGAAGAACGTCCCCTCGAACGCGACGTGGGAGCAGTGCGTCAAAATGATATCCAACGACCCACGTTACGAGTCGTTCAAGAAGTTGAACGAAAAAAAGCAGATCTTTAACTCATATAAAACGCAAAAGCAGAAAGACGAGAAGGAGGAGCACAGGCTCAGGGCCAAAAAGGCCAAGGAGGACTTGGAGGAGTTCTTGATGAAGTCTGACAAGATCACCTCGAACACCAAGTATTACAAGTGCGACGAAATATTCGCCCACTTGGag ATTTGGGCTAACGTGGCTGACTCGGACAGGCGGGACATCTACGAAGACGTCATTTTCGCCCTGGCCAAACGGGAGAAAGAAGAGGGGAAGATGTTGAAGAAGCGCAACATGAAAAAGTTGGCCGAAGTTTTGGACAGCATGCCCAAAATCAACTACGACACGACTTGGAGTGAGGCCCAGGTGCTACTTCTGGAAAACACTGCTTTCAAAAACGACGTCAATCTGTTAGCTATGGACAAGGAGGATGCCCTTATTGTGTTTGAGGAACACATAAGGGACCTGGAAAAGGAGCAGATAGAGGAGAAGGAGCGGGAGAAACGACG gttGAAGCGCCAAAGCAGGAAGAACAGAGACCAGTTCCTGGCACTCCTGGACCATTTGCATGAAGAGGGCAAACTAACCTCCATGTCCCTGTGGGTGGAGCTGTACCCGATCATCTCGGCGGACGTCAGGTTCTCCGCAATGCTGGGCCAGTCCGGCTCCACACCCCTGGATTTATTCAAGTTCTACGTGGAAGATCTGAAGTCCAGGTTCCACGACGAGAAGAAAATAATCAAGGACATACTGCGCGAGAAGGGTTTCGAGGTAAAAGTGAGCACAACTTTCGATCAGTTCGCCACGGTGATTTGCGAGGACAAACGCAGTGCGGAACTGGATGCGGGCAACGTTAAGTTGACGTTCAACTCGTTCCTGGAGAAGGCGGAGGCGAAGGAGAAGGAGCGGCTCAAGGAGGAGTCTAAGCGTATGAAGAAGCTGGAGGCCAGCTTCAAGACGTTGCTCAGGGAGATGAATGTGGACTACGAAATGTCGTACGAGGAGATCAGGCCCAAGATCGAGAACGAGGAGGAGTTCTTGGCGTTTAGTTCTGACACGGACAGGATGCGGGCGTACAAGGACTTCCAGCACGAGATGGAGGAGTCGTGCAGCCATCACCATTCGCGGTCGAAAAAGTCGAAGAAAAAGAAGAGCAAGAAGTACAAGTCTGAGAGTAGCGACTCGGAGATGGATAGGCTGAAGAAGGCGAGGCGGAAGTCGAGGAGCAATTCGATTCAGACGGAGGAAGAGGAGGAGGAGTACCGGAAACGGAAGTCCAAGAAGAAGTACAAGAAGAAGAGCCCCTCT agcACCCCGATGAGGGAGGAGTCCACGGGACGTGGAGACATGAGTGAAAGCGAGTTGGAGAAGCAAAGGGCTTTGTTGTTGGCGAAGCTTGAGCACGACAGCGAATGA
- the LOC109606027 gene encoding short-chain specific acyl-CoA dehydrogenase, mitochondrial, with protein sequence MALFNRLLPKLSKCVHGRGIASLSALPETHQMLQSTCRDFAEGELKPIASKIDREHLYPGDQIKKMGELGLMAISVPEELGGTGLDYLAYAIALEEISRGCASAGVIMSVNNSLYLGPILEWGSKEQKEQFIRPFTDGLKVGCFALSEPGNGSDAGAASTTATLEGSSYVLNGTKSWITNGYESEASVVLATTDKKLKHKGISAILVPKPVAGLELGKKEDKLGIRGSSTCSLIFENCKVPKENVLGELGFGFKIAMKTLDAGRIGIASQALGIAQASLEVAAEYASKRTAFGKPLTKLQTIQNKLADMALQLESARLLTWRAAWLKDNKKPYTKEAAMAKLAASEAATFLSHQCIQILGGMGYVTDMPAERHYRDARITEIYEGTSEIQRLVIAGNLIKEMGL encoded by the exons ATGGCCCTTTTCAATCGCCTTCTCCCAAAATTAT CCAAATGCGTCCACGGGAGAGGAATAGCCTCCCTCAGCGCCCTGCCAGAGACCCACCAGATGCTTCAGAGCACATGCAGGGACTTCGCTGAAGGTGAACTCAAACCGATTGCCAGCAAAATTGACCGGGAGCACTTGTACCCTGGAGACCAGATAAAAAAAATGGGCGAGTTGGGTCTTATGGCCATCAGCGTGCCCGAGGAGCTGGGTGGCACCGGCCTGGATTACCTCGCCTACGCCATAGCCCTCGAGGAGATATCCAGAGG GTGTGCGAGCGCCGGCGTCATTATGTCGGTTAATAATTCGTTGTACCTGGGGCCGATATTGGAGTGGGGCTCCAAGGAGCAGAAGGAGCAGTTCATTCGTCCTTTCACTGACGGTTTGAAG GTCGGATGTTTTGCTTTGTCGGAGCCTGGTAACGGTTCTGACGCTGGGGCGGCTTCAACCACTGCCACTCTGGAGGGCTCAAGCTATGTGTTGAATGGTACCAAATCCTGGATCACCAATGGGTATGAAAGTGAAGCTTCTGTGGTACTTGCAACAACTGACAAGAAACTCAAGCACAaag GCATCTCAGCAATTCTGGTACCAAAACCAGTAGCTGGTCTTGAGCTAGGCAAAAAGGAAGACAAATTGGGCATTAGGGGATCATCCACTTGTTCACTAATTTTCGAAAACTGCAAAGTACCTAAGGAAAACGTATTAGGTGAACTTGGATTTGGATTCAAG ATCGCCATGAAGACCCTGGATGCTGGAAGGATCGGAATAGCCAGCCAGGCACTGGGCATAGCCCAGGCGTCGCTTGAGGTGGCGGCTGAATACGCCTCCAAACGTACCGCCTTCGGCAAACCCCTCACCAAGCTGCAGACCATCCAAAACAAGTTGGCTGACATGGCCCTGCAGCTGGAGTCGGCCCGTTTGTTGACCTGGAGGGCCGCCTGGCTTAAGGACAACAAAAAACCGTACACCAAAGAGGCGGCGATGGCCAAACTGGCCGCCAGCGAGGCCGCCACCTTCCTGAGCCACCAGTGCATACAAATTTTGGGTGGAATGGG GTACGTGACTGACATGCCGGCAGAAAGGCACTACAGGGACGCCAGGATCACCGAAATCTATGAGGGTACGTCGGAAATTCAAAGACTGGTTATTGCGGGCAATTTGATTAAGGAGATGGGCTTGTAA
- the LOC109606024 gene encoding 40S ribosomal protein S27, with translation MPLAVDLLNPSAEKQKRSHKLKRLVQHPNSYFMDVKCPGCYAISTIFSHAQSAVPCKGCSTILCTSTGGKARLTEGCSFRKKQH, from the coding sequence atgccTTTAGCCGTTGATTTATTGAACCCATCTGCCGAAAAACAAAAGAGATCCCACAAATTGAAGAGGTTGGTCCAACACCCGAACAGCTACTTCATGGACGTCAAGTGTCCAGGCTGCTATGCCATCTCGACGATCTTTTCGCACGCCCAATCGGCGGTACCTTGCAAGGGATGCTCCACTATTTTGTGCACATCAACCGGTGGCAAAGCGAGATTGACAGAAGGCTGCAGCTTCAGGAAGAAGCAACACTAA